The Asticcacaulis excentricus CB 48 genomic sequence GATCACCCCGGCATCCACGTCTCTGGCCACCCCTGCCGCGACGAACTGAAGCAGATGTACGCCTGGGCGCGGCCGAAAATCGCCATTCCGACGCACGGTGAACGCCGCCACCTGCAAAAGCACGCCGCTCTGGCGGCCGAAATCGGCATCCCGGAACAGGTCGTCCTGCGCAATGGCGATATGGTGCGCCTCGCTCCTGGTAAGCCCGAAATCATCGACGAAGTGCCGTCTGGTCGCCTGTTTGTCGATGGCGGGATGCTGGTCCCCGAAGCCTCCGAAGCCCTGCGTGAGCGCCGCCATGCCGCCCATAACGGCATGTTGTTCGTCTCCTTCGCCCTCAACAGCAAGAACCAGTTGGCGTCATACGTCGAGGTCCGCGGCCTCGGTCTGGCCTTTGAGGACGAAGACAGCATCTCGGATCAGCTCGAAAAGCTGTGCGATTTAGCAGAAAAAGCCGTGCAGAAGCTTTCCCGCGAAGAACGCGACGATGATCAGACCGTCGAAACCGCCGTGGCGCGCGTGCTTAAAAAGGCCGCTCAGAATACTTGGGGCCGCCGACCGATCGTAGAGACGATTATTCTTAGACTGTAAGGGTTTAAGACGCAGGGGCCACAGGCCCCTGCACCCCTTTTACCCATATAAAAGAGTTTTCACCACGGATGGCGGCTTTGCCGCCAACACGGATATCCGTGCCGACGAACGGAGTTCGTCATCCGTGTTTATCCGTGGTTTTAAAAGGTCCGTCCGCCGAATTTGGCCAGGGTTTGAACCACAGATTTCACAGATTACACAGATTTTCTAGTCAGATCGGCAACGATAGAGGCCAAAGACCCGTGAGGGCGCGAAGCGCCAATCTGTGCCATCTGTGAAATCTGTGGTTCCCAGTTCCAAAATCCCGGCCATCATCAGATTACCGGTTTTGGGGTGTGGGGCCTGCGGCCCCACGATCTTGAATTTTCTGCTTACGACTTTACCAGAACGTATGAACCCGGCGCGTCCATATCGGGTTTGAACTTGCCCTTGGAGGGATCACGCGCCGGGACCATCGGGCCGGACTTGTCGTGCAGCCACTGGGCCCAATAGTCCCACCACGACCCCTTATGTTCGACAGCGTCCTTTTGCCAGGCCTCAAGAGTCTCTGGTAAGCCTTTGGCATTGCTCAGTTCGTTGATCCAGTGCTGGTACTTCTGGGCCGCGGGCGGGTTCACGACGCCGGCAATGTGGCCGGAGCCCGCCATGACGAAGGTGACTGGGCCGCCGAACAGGCGGGCCGATTTGAATACCGAGCCCGGGGGAGCGATATGGTCTTCGCGGCCGGACTGCTCAAAGACGGGAATCCTGACGTTTTTCAGGTCGATGGGCACGCCCGCAATGGTGAGCTTGCCCTGAGACAGGGCGTTTTCATGATAGAATTTGCGCAGGTAGTACATGTGCAGTGCCTTGGGCATGCGCGTCTGATCGGCATTCCAGCACAGCAGGTCGAAGGCGGTCAGATCCTTACCCATCAGGTAGTTATTGACGAAGAAGGACCAGACCAGATCGTTAGCGCGCAGCGCATTGAAGGTGTCGGCCATCGCCGCTCCCGGCAAGACGCCACCGGCGGCGTCCATCTGGCGCTCCAGCTCTTTCAGCCAGGCTTCATTGGTGAAGAGGAGCAGGTCGCCGGCTTCGGAAAAGTCGTGCTGGGCCGTAAAGAAGGTGGCCGATGATACGCTGTCGTCGCCCTTGGCTGCCATGTGCGCCAGAGCGACGCCCAGAAGCGTGCCGCCGATGCAGTAGCCGACCGTATTGACCTTTGGCGAACCCGTCTGTTCACGGACTAATGACATGGCCTTATAGACGCCGCCGAACATATAGTCCTCAAAAGTGACGTCCTTCAGGTCGGCATCCGGATTGACCCATGAGACGACAAAAACCGAAAAGCCCTGATCCGTCAGCCACTTGATCAGCGAATTCTTCGATTGCAGATCGAGGATATAGTATTTGTTGATCCACGGTGGGAAGATCAGTAAAGGCGTTTCGTGCACTTCATCCGTAGTCGGATTATATTGCAGCAGTTCGAACAAAGGCCCGCGCCACACCACTTTACCCGGCGTAGTGGCGACGTTTTCGCCGACCTTGAAATGGGCGTAATCGGCCTGAGAAATCTTCAGCTTGCCGTCGCCGCGCGCCAGGTCATCGGCGAATTTCTGCATCCCCTTGACCAGACTTTCGCCCTTGGAACTGAGCAGCGTGTCGAGCGCCGCCGGATTGGACATCAGGAAGTTGGAGGGCGAAAAGGCGTCGGTGACCAGCTTGGTGAAAAACTCGGCGCGGCGCTTATGCAATGGATCGACGTCCTCAACCGAAGACACGAGGTTGTTGAGCCAGGTCGAGGACAGAAGATACGACTTGCGCATCATGTCGAAGACGAGGTTCTGCTGCCAGCGCGGATCGGAGAAGCGCTTGTCCTTCGGCGTGGTGTCTTCCGGGGTTTCGACGCCCAGGGACCGGCGGGTCATTTCGGCCCACAGCGACATATAGCCGGTCATCAGGTCGGTCTGGGCTTCGATGACCTTTTCGGGGTTTTGCGCCAGCGAAGTCATGACGCTGGTCATGGCGGGGGCGACCTGAAACGGATCACCGTTTGGTGTGCCATTGAAATCCGGTTGCTTCAGAACCGCGCTGGCCAATGCCGTCTGGGCGGTGATGGCGGCCTTGGCGAGATTGATCGACAGGTCTTCCAGCGCCTTCATCTGCTCGGAATCGAAGGTGGATTCGGGCGACGGTTCGGACTGAGGGGGCGTTGGCGACGGCGCGGACTGAGCCGCTGGCTTTGGGGCCACGGGGGCTTCTACAGAAGCGGCCTTAGGTTTAGGTGCTGTTTTGCGTGTGGCCTTGGCCACAGGGGCGGGGGCCATCGCAGGCGTCGCTTCGGCGGCGACGGCTTTTTTAGGGGCAGCAGCCTTGCGGGTTTTGGCCTTGGAAGCGGGTTTCTCAGTGCTTTTTTCAGTCATGGCGGCCTCCGCGAGTCGTTTCTTGCTATTTTCTAACGCGCTTCATCAAGCGTTGCGCCACAATTTTCACTGTATAATATGCAACATCGCGTTATGACGTGTTTTAGGGCTGTTCAGGACTCGCAAAGTTTGCTTTTGATCAGCCCGGTTTTTATAACCGATGCCATCGGTTGCGGAGCTTCTTCATGATTAAGCGGTCAAAGATTTACGCGCTCTTGCTGCCCTGTGCGGTTATTGGAGCCTTTGCCTTGTCCGCTCCAGCTCAGGAAGCGTCTTCGCCGCGCGCCTATGACAGCTTCCCGAAATGGTCTGAATTCCCGCCGCCGCCTCAGGATGTGCCGACGCCGGAGCAGATCAGGCAACAGGTAGTGGCACTGAAAGCCCGATCCGATCAGCTTCAAAAAACGGCCGACGCCCTGCCGTGGGAGCTTAAGGCCCCCGAAGCCATGGCTAAGGCTGCCAATGCGCGCATCGACCCCGTTCTGGGGGCGCCGATTAAAAATGGCGCCGACAGTGCCGCCATAGAAAGCCTGGCCGCCCGCCTGCGCGCGCGCGCCGAGCCGCCACCCGTGGCGAAATAAAAAAACAGACCAACAGGGAAATGCCTATGTCACAAACGGGTTTCGACTTGGCCCTCGACATCGTTCGGGTGGCCGAAGAGGCGGCTATTGCCGCGCATGGCTGGATCGGCAAGGGGGACGAGAAGGCGGCGGATCAGGCGGCGGTAGACGCTATGCGCTCGGCGCTCAATGCCATCGACATGGACGGCCGTATCGTCATCGGCGAAGGCGAGCGTGACGAAGCCCCCATGCTGTTTATCGGTGAGACGGTCGGCACGGGCAAGGGCACGGCAATTGACATCGCGCTTGACCCTCTGGAAGGCACAACTTTGGCGGCTAAGGCCATGAACAACGCCCTGACCGTGGTGGCATTCGCGCCGCGCGGCGGGCTGTTGCACGCGCCGGACACCTATATGGACAAGATCGCTATTGGTCCGGGCTATCCCGACGGCGTGGTCGATCTGGACGCCAGCCCTGAAGACAATGTGCGGGCACTGGCTGCGGCTAAGGGGGTGGATGTCTCGGAAATCGTCGCCTGTGTGCTGGATCGCCCCCGCCACGACCGCATCATCGCCTCGCTGCGCAAGGCCGGAGCGCGCGTGCACCTGATCACCGACGGCGATGTCGCCGGCGTCTTCCACACGGCGCAGCCGGAGACCGGCATCGACATCTATCTGGGGTCGGGCGGGGCGCCGGAAGGCGTGCTGGCGGCAGCGGCATTGAAATGCGTCGGCGGTCAGTTTCAGGGCCGTCTGGTCTTCCGCAATGACGATGAGCGCCAGCGGGCGCAGCGTCTGGGCCTGAGCGACTTCGACCGTAAATACAGCCTGAACGAACTGGTCTCCTCGGACGTCGTCTTTGTGGCGACGGGCGTCACACCCGGTGCGTTGCTCGATGGAGTGCAAAAGGAGATGTCTCCCGACGGGGAGGTGTTTATCAGCACCGAAAGTCTGGTGATGATTTCACGGACTCAGACTATCCGTAAGCTGTATATGCGTCGCCCCCTCCAATCGTGATGTCCCATGCCCGATGATCCTGCCCGCCAGAACCTGACCGACCTGCCGCCGTTTCTGGGGGTGGAGACGTCGGTGACGGGCCGTCTGTGGGTGGATCGCCGCGACAGCCAGCGCGTGGGCGCGCATGAATTGCGTCAGATTACGCAGCAGATCGCGCTCAAAGGCCCGATGGAAGAGGCCTTTGTCGAGCCGGTGGCGCGCTCGATTGCGGCGCGCGGGGTGACGGCGGCAACGCTCGACGACTATTTGCGACCGACCCTGAAGGCGCTGTTCCCTGATCCGGATGGTTTCATGGACATGCCGCAGGCGGTGGCGGCCATTCTCGATGCGCTTCAGGCGCGTCAGAAGATCTATGTCTTTGCCGACTATGATGTCGATGGCGCGACGTCTGCGGCGCAACTGGTGCGCTGGTTCCGCCATATGGGTCACGAACTGAGCGTCTATGTGCCTGACCGGATGCTGGAAGGCTATGGCCCGTCGGAGAAGGCTTTTGACCGATTAAAAGCCGAAGGGGCCGATCTGGTCATCACGGTCGATTGCGGGGCGTCGGCGCACCGGGCGCTCGACTATGCGGCGCGTATCGGTCTTGAGGTGGTGGTGATCGACCATCACATCATGCGCGAAGACCCGCCCAAATGCCGTGCTGTGGTCAATCCTAACCGGCCAGGCTGTACCTCGGCGCAGGGCAATCTGGCAGCGGCCGGTGTGGTATTCGTGGTGTTGGCGGCGCTTAACCGCGAAGCCGAAACGCGCGGACTGTTTGCCGAGCGGCCTCGGCCTGACCTGACTCAATGGCTTGATCTGGCGGCCCTGGGGGCTATCTGCGATGTGACGGCGCTGAGCGGGTTCAATCGTGCGCTCGCTTCGCAGGGGCTGAAGGTCATGTCGCGTCTGAACAATCCGGGCATCCGTGCCCTGATGCAGGTGGCTGGGGGCGAGCCCAAGGACGCGGCTACAGCGCTCGGGGTGTTTCATTCCGGCTTTGTGCTGGGGCCGCGAATCAATGCCGGCGGGCGTATCGGTCGCGCTGATCTGGGGGTACGACTTTTGTCCACCGACGATGCGGACGAAGCGGCGGCGCTAGCGCAGGAACTGGATGAGTTGAACAAGACGCGCCGTGACGTCGAGGCCGCCGTGCAGGAACAGGCCTTGGCTCTGGCCGAGACAAAGGGGCTGGTTACGGCCGAAGACCACGTCATTATCGTCGCGCACGAAGACTGGCATCCCGGCGTCATTGGTATTGTGGCGGGTCGGCTGCGCGAACGCTGGCACAAGCCGGTCATCGTCATCGGCATCGACCCGGTTACGGGGATAGGGAAGGGATCGGGCCGATCGCAGGCCGGGATCAATCTGGGGCAGGCGGTGACGGCGGCCTTTGAAAGCGGGCTTTTGCTGTCAGGCGGCGGTCACGCCATGGCGGCGGGCCTGAGTATTGAGGCCGCGCGCATTCCGGAACTGCGGACTTTTCTCAATTCGCATATCGCCAATGCCACCGTCGAGGCTGACCGTAAGGACCGGCTGGAAATCGACGCCGCGCTCAGTGCCGGGGCCTGTACGCGGGTCCTACTGGAGTGTTTTGAGATCATGGCCCCCTTCGGTCCGGGTAATCCGGAGCCGATGTTTGTCCTGCCGGGGATGCGTGTGGGCTATGCCTCGGCGCTGAAAGGCGGGCATGTGCGTTGCGACCTGATTGACGAAGGCGGCAAGCGTCTGAAAGCCATTGCCTGGCGCGCGCAGGATACGGCGGTGGGCGCGGCCCTGCTCAACCCGGTCGGGGCAATCCACGTGGCGGGGCGACTAAAACCCGACGACTATATGGGACGCAAGGGCGTGCAGTTCGAAATCGAGGATATCGCTCATATATTCACAAGTTGAAGCGATATTGCCGAAAATAGCGCTTGCAACGAACAATCCGTGACGCTATCAAGCGCACCTCTTGACGCGGTCCCTTCGTCTATCGGTTAGGACGTCAGGTTTTCAACCTGAAAAGAGGGGTTCGACTCCCCTAGGGACTGCCAGTCAGGACATATTAATACGGACACGCGGTCCCTTCGTCTATCGGTTAGGACGTCAGGTTTTCAACCTGAAAAGAGGGGTTCGACTCCCCTAGGGACTGCCACCGTAGCCTCCTTCCTCACAATTTTTATGCACTTCTGATTTTTTATACGTAGTGTGCGAACCTGTGTCAAAAACGACATATATTGCGTCAAGGCTACGCCACGCGACATAATTACCGCTTTTTTACTCGCTTTAAGCGATATTTTCGCATATCGTCTCGAAAAAGAGAGGGGCAGGGGTGCTGCCCATTTAAAAATATCCATGTTATAGTGCTCGCGCAGTAGATTATTTGTGGGCTTGGTGAGGAATATGAGTTTGTACGATTACGCAAAGAGCAGCGAGGCGGAAGACGTAAAGGCTATTTCCGGTCGCGTGAAGTGGTTCGATGCCGGCAAGGGTTACGGCTTCATCGTGCCTCAATCCCCCGAATTGACCGGTATGCGCGACGTACTGCTGCATGTGTCCGCACTGCGTGATATGGGGCGTGATCTGGCGCATGAAGGTGCCGCCATTGAGTGCAAGATCGCCAAACGCGCCAAGGGCTGGCAGGTTATTCAAATCACCGCACTCGAAGAGAGCGGCAGCGGCCCCGTGCGTGAAGCGCGTGATCCGGCGGCTGTGCGGTCGACGCATAACGTGCAGGCAACCATTGGTGATCTCGAAGCGGCGACCATCAAATGGTTCAACCGCACTAAGGGGTATGGCTTCGTAGTGCGTGGCAATGATCCGACGGACATCTTCATTCATATCGAAACCCTTCGTCGCTTTGGTCTTGAGGATATTCAGCAGGGCGATACCCTGATGGTGCGCTTTGGCGAAGGTCCCAAGGGGTTGGTTGTGACCGAGGTGCAGCCCAAGGCGTTGGCTTGAGCTGAAAACGGCCTTGAAACGGCCATTGAATTTAGCGAATTTCCAACGGAGGTGAGGTTTCGCCTCCGTTTTTCTTTGCGGGTGTGAACGGTGACGTCTGTGTTCAAAGCCTTTCGGTGGTCTCTGGTACTTATGGCGGCGCCGCTGTCGCCTGTCTTACCCACCCACGCCCAGACCACTGCGACGACGACTGCCGCAACGGAGGAGGTGGCGCACTACACCTACCGCGTCGTGAAGGTCTATCCGCACGATCCTCAGGCCTTTACGCAAGGCCTGTTTATTCAGAATGGCCGTTTGTTTGAAAGCACAGGCATGGCGGGGGCCTCATCGCTGCGCGAGGTTGATCTGACCACCGGCGAGGTCAAACGCAAACACGATATTGCACGGCCCTATTTTGCCGAAGGCGTGGCGCCGTGGGGTAATGCCATTATCGGGCTGACCTGGAGACACGGCAAGGCCTTCGTCTGGGACCGCGACAGTTTCGTCCCAAAGGGGGAGTTTGCTTATACGGGCGAGGGCTGGGGCCTGACCGGTGACGGCACGCATCTGATTCTCAGCGATGGCAGCGACCGTTTGCGCTTTCTCGACCCGCAGACCTTCAAGGTGGTCGGCGAAGTCCCGGTGACCTTGCGCGGCGAGCCCATAGAGATGCTCAATGAGTTGGAATATATCGGCGGGCAGGTCTACGCCAATGTCTGGCAAACCGACTACATTGTCCGCATCGACCCGAAGAACGGCAAGATCAATGGCATAGTGGATTTGAAAGGTCTGATGGCCTATGGCCCGGCCATTACGCAGCGCATCGACGTTCTGAATGGCATTGCCTTTAATCCGGAAACGAAGCACCTGCTGGTCACCGGAAAATATTGGCCGGCCCTGTTTGAGATCGAACTGATCGACAAGGCGACGGGCAAACCCTATGAGTTCCGATAACCCTATGATCAAGCACGCAAAATGGCTACCGCTCTTTCTGCTTCTGGCGGCCTGCCAGCCGAAACCGCCGGAGCGCGAGGCACTTCAGGTTCTGTCCGCGGGGACTAGTCACGCCTTTCAGGTCGAAATCGCCGATGACGAACAGGAACGCGAAACCGGCCTGATGAACCGCGACAACCTGCCGACCGGGCAGGGGATGCTGTTCCTGTTTCCGGATGCGCGCGAACGCGCCTTCTGGATGAAGAATACGCATATACCGCTTGATATTATTTATATTTCCAAGTCAGGCGAAGTGATTTCCATTCAGAAAAACACGATGCCAATGAACGAAACGCCGCTGCATTCGTTTGGCCCGGCCGCGGCGGTTCTGGAAATCAATGGCGGTAAGGCTGATGTTTTGGGCATCAAGCCGGGCGACCGCATTACGCATCGCTTCTTTGAAGGCAAGGGGCCGATGCCGCAATAGACGCTTGTTCTGTGGGTGGTGTGTAAAACGGCTTGCGGAACCGGCTTTGAAGTGGCATGTAGCGCGCCTTGCCTGTGGGCAGGGTGTCGGGGTGTAGCGCAGCCTGGTAGCGCAGCTGTTTTGGGTGCAGCAGGTCGGAGGTTCGAATCCTCTCGCCCCGACCATCAATAAAAAAGGGACTGCCTACAGGGCAGTCCCTTTTTTATTGATCATCCGCAGCAAGGGTGCGAACCGATAAGAGGTTCACCGCGCTCAAAGAGCGAAGCGATAGCGCACTGAAAATGCCCAAGTGATGATTATTGAGCCGGAAGCACAGTAATCACACGCAGACGCGGCGGAGCGAAGCGGAGCCACATCGACCCGAAAGGGCGATGGACGCCGAAGGCGCCCGAGAGGTAAGCCGCGTTAAAACGCGGCGCATCAATCCTCTCGCCTGACTCGGACGAAATGCCCTGTCTCAATTTCCACGATACATCCGCGGCGATTCTGCGTTATCCTGTAACCAATGGGAGGGATGCCATGAACGGAAAGCGTGGGCTACTACTAGTCACCGTTCTTGTTGCTCTTTGCGGCTTACTTTGGACCCTGAAGCCGTGGGAGTCGGGTGCGGCAGACCTTCAACAGGTACGAAAAGAGCGCTTGAGCCATATCCGTGCAGCCTTGACTCGCAACGACCTGCAACTGGGCCAGCCCATACTCATCCGCATTTTCAAGGAAACGGATGAACTGGAGCTTTGGGTCAAGTCGGGGGGCAAATACCGACTCTACAAAACCTTTCGTATCTGTAGCTGGTCCGGTTCCCTCGGCCCCAAGAAGAAAGAAGGGGATGGGCAGTCACCCGAAGGCTTTTACACGGTTTCGCGTGGGCAGATGAAACCCGATAGTCAATATCATCTGGCCTTTAACCTCGGCTATCCGAATGCCTTTGATCGTGCAAATGGTCGAATAGGCAGCTATCTGATGGTCCACGGCAAATGTGCCTCAATCGGCTGTTATGCCATGACCGATAAAGGGATTGAGGAAATCTGGTTGATAGCTGATGAGGCCTTGAAGGGAGGGCAGACCGCGTTTCAGGTGCACGTCTATCCGTTTCGCATGACCGACGCCCATATTAAGCGCCATGTGGGTTCGCCGTGGTTGGGCTTCTGGACGGACCTGAAAGCGGGTTATGACCGGTTTGAGCAAAACCATTCCGATCTGAATGTTACGGTCGTCAATAAGAGATACAGGGTCACCCCATGAACCGCGTCATTCTTAGCGCTACAGGTCTCGCTGCGCTTCTGTTACTCACCGCCGGTGTGCCGTTACGTGGGCCGCTGACCGATCCGGAGTGGGTGGTTTGGGGGGCAGGGGTGGCGGCTTTTGTGGTCGTGATGCTGGGGTTACTGGCTGTGTTAAGGCGGGGCCCATTGCACGCGCTGGTGCATCTGATGGTCGTGGTCCTGCTGACCATCGCCGCAGGTTGGATGATTCAGCACGCGCAAAAGGCGGTCGTTGATCGCCTGGTCATCTGCCTTTTGGGCCTCGGTGTGCTGATCGTGTGGACGCTATGGGCCGCCAGCGGTTTCGCTGTGGGCAAGCGACCGCCAAATTCCGACGACGACAGCTTCCTGCCGCTCTAACGCTTCCGGCCTTTGTAGTTTTCCGACCAGCTTATGATCGGTAGCACGGGAATCCCCCACAATATGCCGGACAGGCCGTAATACAGCAGGTGCACCAGATCGTTGTCGGGCAACCTCTCGCCGATGCTGGAAACGATCACCACATAGATAGCCAGAAACACCACAATGCCGATGCACGCGATCACACGGCGCACCGGCAGGCTGAGACCCTTTGTCGCATCTATGCTCATCGGTATACCCGCTTCATTTTTTGACGTTTACTTTTTCGATGGCGCGGGTGAGGTGAAACAGCACCAGAAGGCTGGCCGAACCCGCACCGGCCGCCCTGAGTGTTGTGTAGAAGCGATCCGGATAAATATCGAGAATATGGATGAAAAACGTCATCAGGATCGCCCCGAAAATGCCCACAAACATATTGATGATGGCGCTGTAGCGGCTCTTGGTCAGGTTGTTGGCGATCCAACCGACGATGAACCCCGTCATACCGGCCAGAATCCAGTCCTGAACACCCATTTGTGGAACCTTTCACATTTTTCCGTCGCGCATCGCTTGAATTTCACCCCTCCCTGTGGGCAAATCAAAACGGACGGCCAATGCCTATTACAGGTTATTTCGCCGCAGTTGAACAGGTCCGCCCGACGGAACCCAACAATTATTTTCAGTGAGGCGTAACGGTGAGGCTTCCGCTCAAATCTCCTTCCGTGGCTATCTGGCTCTCTATAGTGGCCGCTATGGTCGTGCTGATCGTTATGGTCGGGGGCGCCACGCGCCTGACCGGCTCCGGTCTGTCGATCACCGAATGGAAGCCTATCCACGGTGTGGTGCCGCCGCTGAATGACGCCCAATGGGCCGAAGAGTTCACCAAGTACCAGCAGATACCGCAGTACAAGCAGGTGAATGCGAACATGTCGGTAGAGCAGTTCAAATTCATCTTCTGGTGGGAATGGGGCCATCGCCTGCTGGGTCGCCTGATCGGTGCCGCGGTCCTGATCCCCTTTATTGTCTTCCTGTTCACGCAGGCCATCCCGCAGCGCCTGATCTGGCGCTGTGCCCTACTCGTCGGGCTGGTCGGCGTGCAGGGAACGATCGGCTGGTGGATGGTGCATTCGGGTCTGGCCAACCGTATCGACGTTGCCCCCGAACGCCTGATGACACACCTCAGTCTGGCCCTGGTCATCATGATCTTTGCCATATGGACGGCCAACGAAGCCTTACACGGCCAATCGCGCGGGCATGGCGCGCCCGGTGGTTGGGTGGCCGCCGTCGCGGGTCTGTTTGGCTTGACCTTCCTGCAATCCATGCTGGGTGCGCTGGTCGCCGGTAACGATGCCGGGCTCGTTTATAATGACTGGCCACTGATGGGCGGGCGTATCGTGCCCCTCGTCGATTATTCCAAAGGCCTGTGGCACGTCTTCGTCCACGATCAGGGCATGGTGCAGGTCCTGCACCGCTTCAATGCCTACCTTCTTCTGATCTACGCAACGGCTCTGGTCTTGTGGCTATGGCGGCGCTGTCTCGATGACGGCATGCGCCTGATCGCCGCCGCCTTCGGTGTACTGGTGTGGTGTCAGGCTGCTCTCGGCGTTGCAACCCTGTGGACCAATGTGCACATCGCCTTTGGCCTGCTGCACCAGTTGGGGGCTGTCCTGCTGCTCATTCTGGCCACCCTGCTACTGTGGAAGGTCGCCCGCGCTGATCGCGACTTCCGCCGCCGGAATTTTTAAACGTGCCTCCTCCCTGTGCCGCAGGCATGGGGAGGTGGATTTTTGCCTGAAAGGCAAAAAGACGGAGGGGGCGGCGAAGCCGAAAGGAAAGACGCAGGGGCCATAGGCCCCTGCACCCCATAACAAATCCGCGCTCAAATCAAAGATATAGAGCACGTGACGGACGGATTTTTTGGGGGCGAAGCCCCCCATTTAATTTTGCAAATAAACCCAGGTCGTGCCGCTTGAGCGCCCCGTTATGGGGTGTGGGGCCTGTGGCCCCACGGTCGTTCTTAGCCCTTACCCTGAGAACTTACCCCTTCACGGCCTCAGTGCTGAACCGATCCCACGGGCCGGTAATGGCCAGAGTCCAGCCGGGGTTTTGCAGGTTGACGAACATGGTCGAGCCGTCGGGCGAGAAGCAGACCCCGGCCCATTCTGAATTGGTCGCTTCGGTATTGCGGGCGAAGGTGGTGACCTTGCCGTCGCGGGTGATGATCTTCAGGTGGTTTTTCAGCGTGTCGGAATAGCGGTCTTCGCAGGCAAAGAGCTGGCCGCGCGGCGAGACGACGATATTGTCCACATAGTCGAACAGCAGGTCGTTGTTCGGCTCCGCAAAGAGCTGGATACGGCCGGG encodes the following:
- a CDS encoding COX15/CtaA family protein, with product MRLPLKSPSVAIWLSIVAAMVVLIVMVGGATRLTGSGLSITEWKPIHGVVPPLNDAQWAEEFTKYQQIPQYKQVNANMSVEQFKFIFWWEWGHRLLGRLIGAAVLIPFIVFLFTQAIPQRLIWRCALLVGLVGVQGTIGWWMVHSGLANRIDVAPERLMTHLSLALVIMIFAIWTANEALHGQSRGHGAPGGWVAAVAGLFGLTFLQSMLGALVAGNDAGLVYNDWPLMGGRIVPLVDYSKGLWHVFVHDQGMVQVLHRFNAYLLLIYATALVLWLWRRCLDDGMRLIAAAFGVLVWCQAALGVATLWTNVHIAFGLLHQLGAVLLLILATLLLWKVARADRDFRRRNF